A part of Melittangium boletus DSM 14713 genomic DNA contains:
- a CDS encoding glutathione S-transferase family protein gives MTMIRVSAFRWVPPLAQGLVRELRVRWALEEAGLAYEERLIGPEDQTSEHYRRLQPFGQVPSYEEDGLVMFESGAIVMHIAERSEALMPSEPVARARSKTWMFAALNSVEPSIQNLAEIDLFHPQEEWAKQRRPMAVEDVKTRLTSLSDWLEGKDYLEERFTAADLLMTTVLRILRHTELVARMPVLEAYRLRCEARPAFRKALADHLAPFARNAPPGD, from the coding sequence ATGACCATGATCCGGGTGAGTGCGTTTCGCTGGGTTCCCCCGTTGGCCCAGGGGTTGGTTCGGGAGTTGCGCGTGCGCTGGGCGCTCGAGGAGGCGGGCCTCGCCTATGAGGAGCGGCTCATTGGGCCGGAGGATCAGACGTCCGAGCACTATCGTCGCCTCCAGCCTTTCGGGCAGGTGCCCTCCTACGAGGAGGACGGGCTGGTGATGTTCGAGTCCGGTGCCATCGTGATGCATATCGCCGAGCGCTCCGAGGCGCTGATGCCCTCCGAGCCCGTTGCGCGGGCGCGATCGAAGACGTGGATGTTCGCGGCGTTGAACTCGGTGGAGCCGTCGATCCAGAACCTCGCCGAGATCGACCTGTTCCACCCCCAGGAGGAGTGGGCGAAGCAGCGCCGGCCGATGGCGGTCGAGGATGTGAAGACGCGGCTGACGAGCCTGTCGGACTGGCTGGAGGGCAAGGACTATCTCGAGGAGCGCTTCACCGCGGCGGACCTGCTCATGACGACGGTGCTGCGCATCCTGCGTCACACGGAGCTGGTCGCGAGGATGCCGGTGCTGGAGGCCTACCGCCTGCGGTGCGAGGCGCGACCGGCGTTCCGCAAGGCGCTGGCCGACCACCTGGCGCCCTTCGCCAGGAACGCGCCTCCAGGCGATTAG
- a CDS encoding TonB family protein, whose product MFETYDSATDTQSARRFALSAVASLGVCALLGVGAVTVGQQVHQVIKEKRVDVVFRPPPPPPPVVVEVKPPPPPPPPPPKPKAKPPPPPTVAAPAAMLAPKEIPVEKPPETDEANAVAAAPIAVGGTGALVAGALVTGINSAGTVGGSLTPRAAPINLPESATPPRELDSNVSPEFPADMRSKGQEGLVILKIVVDEEGHVGAIKVMRGEEPFVGAAVAAVKAWHYSPALVAGQPTSVYRIVKIPFRLK is encoded by the coding sequence ATGTTCGAGACATACGACAGCGCCACCGACACCCAGTCCGCCCGGCGCTTCGCGCTTTCCGCCGTCGCCTCGCTGGGGGTCTGTGCCCTGCTGGGCGTGGGCGCGGTGACGGTGGGACAGCAGGTCCACCAGGTCATCAAGGAGAAGCGGGTGGACGTGGTGTTCCGTCCGCCGCCCCCGCCCCCGCCCGTGGTCGTCGAGGTGAAGCCGCCTCCGCCCCCTCCTCCTCCCCCGCCCAAGCCCAAGGCCAAGCCGCCACCGCCGCCCACCGTGGCCGCGCCGGCCGCCATGCTCGCGCCCAAGGAAATCCCGGTGGAGAAGCCGCCGGAGACCGATGAAGCGAACGCCGTGGCCGCCGCGCCCATCGCCGTGGGAGGCACGGGCGCGCTCGTGGCCGGCGCCCTCGTGACGGGCATCAACAGCGCGGGCACGGTGGGAGGCTCGCTCACGCCGCGCGCCGCGCCCATCAACCTGCCCGAGAGCGCCACCCCGCCCCGGGAGCTCGACTCCAACGTCTCCCCCGAGTTCCCCGCCGACATGCGCTCCAAGGGCCAGGAGGGGCTGGTCATCCTCAAGATCGTCGTCGACGAGGAGGGCCACGTGGGCGCCATCAAGGTGATGCGCGGGGAGGAGCCCTTCGTGGGTGCCGCCGTCGCCGCCGTGAAGGCGTGGCACTACTCGCCCGCGCTCGTCGCCGGGCAGCCCACCTCCGTCTACCGCATCGTGAAGATTCCCTTCCGCCTCAAGTAG
- a CDS encoding SRPBCC domain-containing protein: MELKFKVQVKIQKPVAEVFDGVYNPKKLTGYFTSEASGPLVEGTTVQWAFSEPAVPPFPVQVRQVVTNELIVLTWGGGEDEADTRVEMRFTPVDAHSTLVSISESGWKETPKGLELSYGNCGGWMHMVCCLKAYLEYGINLRKGCF, encoded by the coding sequence ATGGAGCTGAAATTCAAGGTGCAGGTGAAGATCCAGAAGCCAGTGGCCGAGGTCTTCGACGGCGTCTACAACCCGAAGAAGCTGACCGGCTACTTCACGTCCGAGGCGAGCGGCCCCCTGGTCGAGGGCACGACGGTCCAGTGGGCGTTCTCCGAGCCGGCGGTCCCTCCCTTCCCCGTGCAGGTCCGGCAGGTCGTCACGAACGAGCTCATCGTCCTGACATGGGGGGGCGGAGAGGACGAGGCGGATACGCGCGTGGAGATGCGCTTCACGCCCGTGGATGCCCACTCGACGCTGGTGTCCATCTCCGAGTCGGGCTGGAAGGAGACGCCCAAGGGGCTCGAGCTCTCCTACGGCAACTGCGGTGGGTGGATGCACATGGTGTGCTGCCTCAAGGCCTACCTGGAATACGGCATCAACCTGCGCAAGGGCTGCTTCTAA
- a CDS encoding ExbD/TolR family protein, with translation MSARRKGAGLVPEMNVTPLVDVVLVLLIIFMVVTPQLEAGAAVELPAAAHADKGEDNSLTPTTVSLTAKGALFLDRQELPREQLVEKLRGIHAKDGQARVVLKADRAARYADVRAVFKTLQDIGFPGISLQVVEPPKQ, from the coding sequence ATGTCCGCCCGGCGTAAGGGCGCGGGCCTCGTGCCCGAGATGAACGTGACACCGCTGGTGGACGTGGTGCTCGTCCTCCTCATCATCTTCATGGTCGTCACGCCGCAGTTGGAGGCGGGCGCCGCCGTGGAGCTGCCCGCCGCGGCCCACGCGGACAAGGGCGAGGACAACTCCCTCACGCCCACCACGGTGAGCCTCACCGCGAAGGGAGCGCTCTTCCTGGACCGCCAGGAGCTGCCCCGGGAGCAGCTCGTGGAGAAGCTGCGCGGCATCCACGCGAAGGACGGCCAGGCCCGCGTGGTGCTCAAGGCGGACCGGGCCGCGCGCTACGCCGACGTGCGCGCCGTCTTCAAGACGCTGCAGGACATCGGCTTTCCCGGCATCTCGTTGCAGGTCGTCGAACCACCGAAGCAATAG
- a CDS encoding ATP-binding protein: MFPIMSAAQLQDLEQGRLGPYLLLGKLSSGGMGVVYRARHEDSGDVVALKTVKVPEAAMLRGIRREIHALRRIQHPGVVRVLAEGVQDGLPWYAMELLEGITLRRYVDALWRRDAPSLEVATQAVSAPVAGEGASADPSFRAYGPPEPSQRRDAAQGRLGEVLTLTRRLCASLAFLHGEGLVHRDLKPENILIRPDGTPVLVDFGLAANFGGPLGRESLDVSGSMEGSYIYMAPEQIKGALVDARADLYSLGCILYELVVGQPPHPGAGWDVLRRHLRDTPYTLSQWVSGVPSDLDTLLTRMLIKVPRERIGYAADVGAVLAKLGAEDLLQEGPGTPRPYLYRPEFAGRHELIAELEALLDRARDGAGGCVLIGGESGAGKTRVVMECAVAASRRAFRVITGGSQPLSGGGTGEQRFSEPLHAFKPLLQAVADECRHRGMEETERLLGERGRVLALYEPSLADLPGQESWPEPPRLPPVAARERVMRYLAETLTALCAKEPVLLVMDDLQWADELSLGVLDFLREGFLGTEPVLVVGTYRTEELDTALRLLIQAPGVEHRALGQMDTPVVARMVEDMLALASPPASFVRFLTTRSAGNPFFVAEYLRTAIDERLLYRDVLGRWHVAAGNDTLDRLHEELPLPGALHDLVGRRLEGLGAEARALLEVASVLGRELDTDVLMDAAGLGDIQELEALEELRARHVLEDAGGGGLRFVHDKLREIAYDGVLPERRRALHRDVALALEARDVWGGVSPALYPVLAHHWEQAQDDVWTFEYLEKAGTHALAAGANVEASGYLRRALELEIQRGEATGVRLGADRRARWERLLAEAMHGLSDFDACISHSHRALEELGRPLPTTERGWQRFMVAQSARQVMHLLVPRRWRREVDRQTRESFGAAALAALRLAECYYWRYDPFRMMATALLATNLAERAGRDEKVLRLYGQLGSIAGFGRLDSIARAYFRRARGEGQEVEDPSAASFGLIAESMYHASFARWSQAALKASEAQGLLLRLGDKGEFELTEVLLGHVEFYTGRFEPTLARFGRIRESAHKRGHFQHEVWAMYTLARGLVALGRWDEAMPLLRESAERLKDKHDPLSHIITQGLLATVYQERGEWERARDAADRVMALARRYPPMLFTEGQGYEGAASTYLALWERERVGKNGPPPPVAEEARRACARLTTFAQRFPLARPMALRFQGRLSWLSGQTWRARQAFKRSAKLAHAQGMPYDEALAWLELGRVAEPGSAEREACLSRAGEGFSRLGCAVLARRAESLRLSGAA, encoded by the coding sequence GTGTTTCCGATCATGTCGGCCGCGCAGCTCCAGGACCTGGAGCAGGGAAGGTTGGGCCCCTATCTCCTCCTGGGCAAGTTGAGCTCGGGAGGCATGGGGGTCGTGTACCGTGCGCGTCACGAGGACAGCGGGGACGTCGTCGCCCTCAAGACGGTGAAGGTCCCCGAGGCGGCCATGCTCCGGGGCATCCGCCGGGAGATCCACGCGCTGCGGCGCATCCAGCACCCCGGCGTGGTGCGAGTGCTCGCCGAGGGCGTCCAGGACGGCCTTCCCTGGTACGCGATGGAGCTGCTCGAGGGCATCACCCTGCGGCGCTACGTTGACGCGCTGTGGCGGCGGGACGCGCCTTCCTTGGAGGTGGCCACCCAGGCCGTCTCCGCGCCCGTGGCCGGCGAGGGCGCGAGCGCCGACCCCTCGTTCCGCGCCTATGGGCCGCCCGAGCCGTCCCAGCGGCGTGACGCCGCCCAGGGGCGGCTGGGCGAGGTGCTGACCCTGACGCGCCGCCTGTGTGCCTCGCTGGCCTTCCTGCATGGCGAGGGGCTCGTCCACCGGGATCTCAAGCCGGAGAACATCCTCATCCGCCCCGATGGCACGCCGGTGCTGGTGGACTTCGGTCTGGCGGCCAACTTCGGCGGGCCGCTCGGGCGCGAATCGCTCGACGTGTCCGGCAGCATGGAAGGCTCCTACATCTACATGGCCCCCGAGCAGATCAAGGGCGCGCTGGTGGATGCGCGGGCGGACCTCTACTCGCTGGGCTGCATCCTCTATGAGTTGGTGGTGGGTCAGCCGCCCCATCCCGGCGCGGGATGGGACGTGCTGCGGCGGCACCTGCGGGACACGCCCTACACCCTCTCCCAGTGGGTGAGCGGCGTCCCCTCGGATCTGGATACGCTGTTGACGCGCATGCTCATCAAGGTGCCGCGCGAGCGCATCGGCTACGCGGCGGACGTGGGCGCGGTGCTCGCGAAGCTGGGCGCGGAAGACTTGCTCCAGGAAGGCCCAGGCACTCCCCGGCCCTACCTGTACCGGCCCGAGTTCGCGGGCCGCCATGAGCTGATCGCGGAGCTGGAGGCCCTGCTGGATCGTGCCCGGGACGGGGCGGGCGGGTGTGTGCTCATCGGCGGGGAGAGCGGCGCGGGCAAGACGCGCGTGGTGATGGAGTGCGCCGTGGCCGCGAGCCGTCGCGCCTTCCGCGTCATCACCGGAGGCAGCCAGCCCCTGTCGGGCGGTGGCACGGGCGAGCAGCGCTTCAGCGAGCCGCTGCATGCCTTCAAGCCGTTGCTCCAAGCCGTGGCCGACGAGTGCCGGCACCGGGGCATGGAGGAGACGGAGCGGCTGCTCGGGGAGCGCGGCCGGGTGCTCGCCCTCTACGAGCCATCGCTCGCGGACCTCCCCGGTCAGGAGTCGTGGCCCGAGCCCCCCCGCCTGCCGCCCGTGGCCGCGCGCGAGCGCGTCATGCGCTACCTCGCCGAAACGCTCACGGCCCTCTGCGCGAAGGAGCCCGTGCTGCTGGTGATGGATGACCTGCAGTGGGCCGACGAGCTGTCCCTGGGCGTGCTCGACTTCCTGCGCGAGGGCTTCCTCGGCACCGAGCCCGTGCTGGTGGTGGGCACCTACCGCACCGAGGAGCTGGACACCGCACTGCGGCTGCTCATCCAGGCCCCGGGGGTGGAGCACCGGGCGCTCGGCCAGATGGACACCCCGGTGGTGGCGCGCATGGTGGAGGACATGCTGGCGCTGGCCTCGCCGCCGGCCTCCTTCGTGCGCTTCCTCACCACGCGCTCGGCGGGCAATCCCTTCTTCGTGGCCGAGTACCTGCGCACCGCCATCGACGAGCGGCTGCTCTACCGCGATGTCCTCGGGCGCTGGCATGTGGCCGCGGGCAACGACACGTTGGACCGGCTCCACGAGGAGCTGCCCCTGCCCGGTGCGCTGCACGACCTGGTGGGCCGCCGCCTGGAGGGCCTGGGCGCCGAGGCGCGCGCGCTCCTGGAAGTGGCGTCGGTGCTGGGCCGCGAGCTGGACACGGACGTGCTGATGGACGCCGCGGGGCTCGGAGACATCCAGGAATTGGAAGCGCTCGAGGAGCTGCGCGCGCGTCACGTGCTGGAGGACGCCGGGGGCGGTGGGCTGCGCTTCGTTCACGACAAGCTGCGGGAGATCGCCTACGACGGCGTCCTGCCCGAGCGGCGCCGCGCGCTGCACCGCGACGTGGCGCTCGCGCTGGAGGCCCGGGACGTGTGGGGGGGCGTGTCGCCCGCGCTCTACCCCGTGCTCGCGCACCACTGGGAGCAGGCCCAGGACGACGTGTGGACGTTCGAGTACCTGGAGAAGGCGGGAACCCACGCGCTCGCGGCGGGCGCGAACGTGGAGGCCAGTGGCTACCTGCGCCGCGCGCTGGAGCTGGAAATCCAGCGGGGCGAGGCCACGGGGGTGCGCCTGGGCGCGGATCGCCGCGCGCGCTGGGAGCGGCTGCTCGCCGAGGCCATGCACGGCCTGTCCGACTTCGACGCCTGCATCTCCCACAGCCACCGGGCGCTGGAGGAATTGGGCCGGCCCCTGCCCACCACCGAGCGCGGCTGGCAGCGCTTCATGGTGGCGCAGTCGGCCCGGCAGGTGATGCACCTGTTGGTGCCCCGGCGTTGGCGGCGGGAGGTGGACCGGCAGACGCGCGAGAGCTTCGGCGCCGCGGCGCTGGCGGCCCTGCGGCTCGCCGAGTGCTACTACTGGCGCTATGACCCGTTCCGCATGATGGCCACGGCGCTGCTGGCGACGAACCTGGCCGAGCGCGCGGGACGGGACGAGAAGGTGCTGCGGCTGTACGGGCAGCTGGGTTCCATCGCGGGCTTTGGCCGGCTGGACTCCATCGCCCGCGCCTACTTCCGCCGCGCGCGGGGCGAGGGCCAGGAGGTGGAGGACCCCAGCGCGGCGTCCTTCGGTCTCATCGCCGAGTCCATGTACCACGCGAGCTTCGCGCGCTGGAGCCAGGCGGCGCTCAAGGCGAGCGAGGCCCAGGGCCTGCTCTTGCGGCTCGGAGACAAGGGCGAGTTCGAGCTGACGGAGGTGCTGCTCGGGCACGTGGAGTTCTACACGGGGCGGTTCGAGCCGACGCTCGCGCGCTTTGGGCGGATCCGGGAGTCCGCGCACAAGCGGGGCCACTTCCAGCACGAGGTGTGGGCCATGTACACGCTCGCGCGCGGCCTCGTGGCGCTGGGCCGGTGGGACGAGGCGATGCCGCTGTTGCGCGAGTCGGCCGAGCGGCTCAAGGACAAGCATGATCCGCTCTCGCACATCATCACGCAGGGGCTGTTGGCGACGGTGTACCAGGAGCGGGGCGAGTGGGAGCGGGCGCGGGACGCGGCGGACCGGGTGATGGCGCTCGCGAGGCGCTATCCGCCCATGCTCTTCACCGAGGGCCAGGGCTACGAGGGCGCCGCGAGCACCTACCTGGCGTTGTGGGAGCGCGAGCGGGTGGGGAAGAACGGACCGCCGCCACCCGTGGCGGAGGAGGCCCGGAGGGCGTGCGCGCGGCTGACGACGTTCGCCCAGCGTTTCCCGCTGGCGCGGCCCATGGCGTTGCGTTTCCAGGGGCGGCTGTCGTGGTTGTCGGGACAGACGTGGCGGGCGCGTCAGGCCTTCAAGCGCAGCGCGAAGCTGGCGCACGCCCAGGGCATGCCCTACGACGAGGCGCTGGCCTGGCTGGAGCTGGGACGCGTGGCGGAGCCAGGTAGCGCGGAGCGCGAGGCCTGCCTCTCGCGGGCGGGGGAAGGCTTCTCCCGGCTGGGGTGCGCGGTGCTCGCGCGCCGGGCCGAGTCCTTGCGCTTGTCCGGCGCCGCGTAG
- a CDS encoding ArsR/SmtB family transcription factor yields the protein MSAEEQQDRVFKALSDHRRREILDLLRDEPRTTGALCEHFAGLDRCTVMQHLGVLEKAGLVLVRREGRTRWNYLNPLPIKEIHDRWISRYATGAVALLARMKRDMEGA from the coding sequence ATGTCGGCCGAGGAGCAACAGGACCGGGTGTTCAAGGCGCTCTCGGATCATCGGAGGCGGGAGATCCTCGACTTGCTCCGGGACGAGCCGAGGACGACGGGGGCGCTGTGCGAGCACTTCGCGGGGCTGGACCGGTGCACGGTGATGCAGCACCTGGGCGTGCTGGAGAAGGCCGGGCTGGTGCTCGTGCGGCGCGAGGGCCGCACGCGGTGGAACTACCTCAACCCCCTGCCCATCAAGGAGATCCACGACCGGTGGATCAGCCGCTACGCCACGGGCGCCGTGGCGCTGCTGGCGCGGATGAAGCGCGACATGGAGGGAGCGTGA
- a CDS encoding MotA/TolQ/ExbB proton channel family protein, translating to MNFNLIDIYHHMGFFARCIAYTLLAFALASLVVFFERLLFFVRTKASDRSFAARAGRMLESRQHQQFVIEASKAPASSLAKLLGGGVKAYLAREEAPRGKLGSVELTRRELERLHERITAEVRRGMSVLASVGSVAPFVGLLGTVVGIIESFAGIAKTGSGGLGAVSAGISEALVVTALGLLVAIPAVLMFNLLSTRADALLLSLDLARREFMDHLEDAHGTASAPVRHEGALAMGVERTARAEGLDVRPA from the coding sequence ATGAACTTCAATCTGATCGACATCTACCACCACATGGGCTTCTTCGCCCGGTGCATCGCCTACACGCTGCTGGCCTTCGCGCTGGCCTCGCTCGTCGTCTTCTTCGAGCGGCTCCTCTTCTTCGTCCGCACCAAGGCGTCGGACCGGAGCTTCGCCGCGCGCGCGGGCCGGATGCTCGAGTCCCGGCAGCACCAGCAGTTCGTCATCGAGGCCTCCAAGGCCCCGGCGAGCAGCCTGGCGAAGCTGCTCGGGGGCGGGGTGAAGGCGTACCTGGCGCGCGAGGAGGCCCCGCGGGGCAAGCTGGGCTCGGTGGAGCTGACGCGGCGCGAGCTGGAGCGGCTCCACGAGCGCATCACCGCCGAGGTGCGCCGGGGCATGAGCGTGCTCGCGTCGGTGGGCTCGGTGGCGCCGTTCGTCGGACTGCTCGGCACGGTGGTGGGCATCATCGAGTCCTTCGCCGGCATCGCCAAGACGGGCTCGGGGGGCCTCGGGGCGGTGTCCGCGGGCATCTCCGAGGCGCTCGTCGTCACGGCGCTGGGCCTCTTGGTGGCCATCCCCGCGGTGCTGATGTTCAACCTGCTGTCCACGCGCGCCGACGCGCTGCTGCTGTCGTTGGATCTGGCGCGCCGCGAGTTCATGGATCACCTCGAGGACGCGCACGGCACGGCCTCCGCCCCGGTGCGCCACGAGGGAGCGCTGGCCATGGGCGTGGAGCGCACGGCCCGCGCGGAGGGGCTCGATGTCCGCCCGGCGTAA
- a CDS encoding ExbD/TolR family protein, with protein MAFDLGGGKGGIRPAMNVTPLVDVVLVLLIIFMVVTPLMTKQMWQDVPGKADDTEVTPPPAGALPPVVLTLTRAGVMQINREDVPREQVVARLQRMLNARPDKIVFFDAENDVPYGSAMDVLDLARGGGITVAVVPDAVAEPPAP; from the coding sequence ATGGCTTTCGATCTCGGTGGTGGCAAGGGCGGCATCCGGCCCGCGATGAACGTGACGCCGCTGGTGGACGTGGTGCTCGTCCTCCTCATCATCTTCATGGTCGTCACCCCGCTGATGACCAAGCAGATGTGGCAGGACGTGCCCGGCAAGGCGGACGACACGGAGGTGACGCCGCCTCCGGCCGGAGCCCTGCCGCCGGTGGTGCTCACGCTCACCCGGGCCGGGGTCATGCAGATCAACCGCGAGGACGTGCCTCGCGAGCAGGTGGTGGCGCGGCTCCAGCGCATGCTCAACGCCCGCCCGGACAAGATCGTCTTCTTCGACGCGGAGAACGACGTGCCGTACGGCAGTGCCATGGACGTGCTGGACCTGGCGCGGGGCGGCGGCATCACCGTCGCCGTGGTGCCGGACGCCGTCGCCGAGCCCCCGGCGCCGTGA
- a CDS encoding TonB-dependent receptor, whose amino-acid sequence MLSFRPDSVRAFLMALLLMASPALAQAPTNDVLPIQTVPREPEAPAPAPPAEEAMDEGLEESATPPPGFTGIYGQVTDAQTKETLIEATVKVVSGAQKTVLTDVDGNYRLALPPGRYDLRVFYDVYEGRRITGVTVEEGKATRLDVGLSADAGAVQEVVVEARSDRRAEGALLQERKKAVTVSDAISAQEIARTPDSSASDAVKRVVSATVVDGRFVLLRGLGGRYAVTLLNGALLPSPEPDEPSVPLDLFPTTLLANLNVVKSYTADLPGTFGGGTLLIETNTYPSQFEFKPRLTVSGDTVSTFQRRNTQPGGFLETLGFAGAQRQLPAGVPRDERLGNSVDTWKSFPNVWAPRSTTALPNLGLGLSVGDTLRSGNQRLGYLATVNYGHREAARVSEFARAIRQEQQLEARDAATTLQGSSGANLSGLASVGYQFNRDHELTLFSLYTRGTDTATFSSRGVNNERSELYEGSRLQFTSRYLSFNQLRGFHRLNGLSDAELDWQANFSRVERQDPDTRDTLYADDLGSPSGRFSFPNQPNSGERFYASLGENSTGGSASLTVPLSLVRLKAGGLAQMSFRDFSARRFRYQRTDVPVDASLPPEQLFGPDHLGEGIRLREVTRNDDAYDAYLGIFAGFVTADVKPVEPLRLVGGVRVEQSLQQLTAHSPFDPTPTTSSDAKYLDVLPAFNAIYSLTPEVNLRAGYSYTLARPTFRELAPFLFYDFVRRRNVSGNPTLVETRIHNVDARAEWFVGENEVLAASAFFKRFQNPIERVINNPQSGDLVFENADGARSYGVELEARASLARLTPVLSRFRAAANLTLIQSQILLTDPRKLGSQTNSQRPMQGQSPYVINLNLGYERPESGTEVALLYNVSGPRISEVGVQGLPDVYEVPFHRLDLTVSQKLGKHTQLKLTGSNLLNSTVALEQGDVSILKYRPGLAFSASLGWTL is encoded by the coding sequence GTGTTGTCTTTCCGTCCCGATTCCGTCCGCGCCTTCCTGATGGCGCTCCTGCTGATGGCCTCGCCCGCGCTGGCGCAGGCCCCCACGAACGACGTCCTGCCCATCCAGACCGTGCCGCGAGAGCCGGAAGCGCCCGCTCCCGCGCCTCCCGCCGAGGAAGCCATGGACGAGGGCCTGGAGGAGTCCGCCACGCCGCCCCCCGGCTTCACCGGCATCTACGGCCAGGTGACCGACGCGCAGACGAAGGAAACGCTCATCGAGGCCACGGTGAAGGTCGTCTCCGGAGCGCAGAAGACGGTGCTCACGGACGTGGACGGCAACTACCGCCTCGCGCTGCCGCCCGGCCGGTATGACCTGCGCGTCTTCTATGACGTCTACGAGGGCCGCCGCATCACCGGCGTCACCGTGGAGGAGGGCAAGGCCACGCGCCTGGACGTGGGGCTGAGCGCCGACGCGGGCGCGGTGCAGGAAGTCGTGGTCGAGGCACGCTCGGACCGCCGCGCCGAGGGCGCGCTGCTCCAGGAGCGCAAGAAGGCCGTCACGGTGTCCGACGCCATCAGCGCGCAGGAGATCGCCCGCACGCCGGACTCGAGCGCGTCGGACGCGGTCAAGCGCGTGGTGAGCGCCACGGTGGTGGACGGCCGCTTCGTGCTGCTGCGCGGACTCGGAGGCCGCTACGCGGTGACGCTGCTCAACGGCGCGCTCCTGCCCAGTCCCGAGCCGGACGAGCCCTCCGTTCCGTTGGACCTGTTCCCCACGACCCTGCTGGCCAACCTCAACGTGGTGAAGAGCTACACGGCGGACCTGCCGGGCACCTTCGGCGGCGGCACGCTGCTCATCGAGACCAACACCTACCCGAGCCAGTTCGAGTTCAAGCCGCGCCTGACCGTCTCCGGCGACACCGTGTCCACCTTCCAGCGGCGCAACACCCAGCCGGGCGGCTTCCTGGAGACGCTGGGCTTCGCCGGAGCCCAGCGGCAACTGCCCGCGGGCGTGCCGCGCGACGAGCGGCTGGGCAACTCCGTGGACACCTGGAAGAGCTTCCCCAACGTCTGGGCGCCCAGGAGCACCACCGCGCTGCCCAACCTGGGCCTGGGCCTGTCCGTGGGAGACACGCTGCGCTCGGGCAACCAGCGCCTGGGCTACCTGGCCACCGTCAACTACGGGCACCGCGAGGCCGCCCGCGTGTCCGAGTTCGCCCGCGCCATCCGGCAGGAGCAGCAGCTCGAGGCGCGCGACGCCGCCACCACGCTCCAGGGCTCCTCGGGCGCCAACCTCAGTGGGCTCGCCAGCGTGGGCTACCAGTTCAACCGCGACCACGAGCTCACCCTCTTCAGCCTCTACACGCGCGGCACGGACACCGCCACGTTCAGCTCGCGTGGCGTGAACAACGAGCGCTCGGAGCTGTACGAGGGCTCCCGCCTGCAATTCACCTCGCGCTACCTGTCCTTCAATCAGCTGCGCGGCTTCCACCGCCTCAACGGACTGAGCGACGCGGAGCTGGACTGGCAGGCGAACTTCAGCCGCGTGGAGCGCCAGGATCCGGACACGCGCGACACGCTCTACGCGGACGACCTGGGCAGCCCCAGCGGCCGCTTCTCCTTCCCCAACCAGCCCAACAGCGGCGAGCGCTTCTATGCCTCGCTGGGGGAGAACTCCACCGGCGGCAGCGCGAGCCTCACCGTGCCCCTGTCCCTCGTGCGCCTGAAGGCGGGAGGCCTCGCGCAGATGTCCTTCCGCGACTTCTCCGCGCGGCGCTTCCGCTACCAACGCACCGACGTGCCGGTGGATGCCTCGCTGCCTCCCGAGCAACTGTTTGGACCCGACCACCTGGGCGAGGGCATCCGCCTGCGCGAGGTGACGCGCAACGACGACGCCTATGACGCCTACCTGGGCATCTTCGCCGGCTTCGTGACGGCGGACGTGAAGCCCGTGGAACCGCTGCGCCTGGTGGGAGGCGTGCGCGTGGAGCAGTCCCTGCAGCAGCTCACCGCGCACAGCCCGTTCGACCCCACGCCCACCACGAGCAGCGACGCGAAGTACCTGGACGTGTTGCCCGCCTTCAACGCCATCTACTCGCTCACCCCCGAGGTGAACCTGCGCGCCGGCTACAGCTACACCCTGGCGCGGCCGACGTTCCGGGAGCTGGCGCCCTTCCTCTTCTACGACTTCGTGCGCCGCCGCAACGTGTCCGGCAACCCCACGCTGGTGGAGACGCGCATCCACAACGTCGACGCCCGCGCGGAGTGGTTCGTGGGGGAGAACGAGGTGCTCGCCGCCAGCGCCTTCTTCAAGCGGTTCCAGAATCCCATCGAGCGCGTCATCAACAATCCACAGTCCGGTGACCTGGTGTTTGAAAACGCGGACGGCGCGAGGAGCTATGGAGTGGAACTGGAAGCACGCGCCTCGCTCGCTCGGCTCACGCCCGTGCTCTCCCGCTTCCGCGCCGCCGCCAACCTCACCCTCATCCAATCCCAGATCCTCCTGACGGATCCCCGCAAGCTGGGCTCGCAGACGAACAGCCAGCGCCCCATGCAAGGCCAGTCTCCGTATGTCATCAACCTCAACCTCGGCTACGAGCGTCCCGAGAGCGGCACCGAAGTGGCGCTGCTCTACAACGTCTCCGGTCCGCGCATCAGCGAGGTGGGCGTGCAGGGATTGCCAGACGTCTACGAAGTGCCCTTCCACCGCCTGGATCTCACGGTGAGCCAGAAGCTGGGCAAGCACACTCAGCTCAAGCTCACGGGCTCCAACCTCCTCAACTCCACCGTCGCGCTCGAGCAGGGCGACGTCTCCATCCTCAAGTACCGCCCCGGTCTGGCCTTCTCCGCGTCACTCGGCTGGACCCTCTGA